In the Oryza glaberrima chromosome 6, OglaRS2, whole genome shotgun sequence genome, one interval contains:
- the LOC127777326 gene encoding AP2-like ethylene-responsive transcription factor AIL5 has translation MDMDMSSAYPHHWLSFSLSNNYHHGLLEALSTTSAPPLGEEGPAEGAPKMEDFLGGLGGGGGAVAAVPAAAPEDQLSCGELGSIAAGFLRRYPAPENAGGVTIAMATDAAAELADPARRTAETFGQRTSIYRGVTRHRWTGRYEAHLWDNSCRREGQSRKGRQVYLGGYDKEEKAARAYDLAALKYWGPTTTTNFPVANYETELEEMKSMTRQEFIASLRRKSSGFSRGASIYRGVTRHHQHGRWQARIGRVAGNKDLYLGTFSTQEEAAEAYDIAAIKFRGLNAVTNFDMSRYDVDSILNSDLPVGGGAATRASKFPSDPSLPLPSPAMPPSEKDYWSLLALHYHHQQQQQQQFPASAFDTYGCSSGVNVDFTMGTSSHSGSNSNSSSSSAIWGTAAGAAMGRQQNGGSSNKQSNSYSGNNIPYAAAAAMTSGSALYGGSTGSNGTWVASNTSTAPHFYNYLFGME, from the exons ATGGACATGGACATGAGCTCGGCTTATCCTCACCATTggctctccttctccctctctaaCAACTACCACCATGGCCTCCTTGAGGCCCTCTCTACCACATCTGCACCTCCACTTG GAGAGGAGGGGCCAGCGGAGGGCGCTCCGAAGATGGAGGATTTCCTCGGCGGCctaggcggaggcggcggcgccgtcgccgccgttccgGCAGCTGCCCCGGAGGATCAGCTCAGCTGCGGCGAGCTTGGCAGCATCGCCGCCGGGTTCTTGCGCCGGTACCCAGCGCCTGAGAACGCCGGCGGGGTGACCATCGCAATGGCgaccgacgcggcggcggagctggccgatccggcgaggaggaccgCCGAGACGTTCGGGCAACGGACGTCCATCTACCGTGGTGTCACtag GCACCGGTGGACGGGGAGGTACGAGGCGCACCTGTGGGACAATAGCTGCCGCCGGGAAGGCCAAAGCCGCAAAGGCCGCCAAG TCTACTTAG GAGGTTATGATAAGGAGGAGAAGGCCGCAAGAGCTTACGACCTCGCCGCCCTCAAGTACTGGGGTCCAACCACCACGACGAACTTCCCT GTTGCCAACTACGAGacggagctggaggagatgaAGTCCATGACGCGGCAGGAGTTCATCGCGTCGCTGCGCAG gaagaGCAGCGGCTTCTCAAGAGGGGCTTCCATCTACAGAGGAGTAACAAG ACATCATCAGCACGGCCGGTGGCAAGCGAGGATCGGCAGGGTGGCCGGAAACAAGGACCTGTACTTGGGCACTTTCA GCACGCAGGAGGAGGCTGCCGAGGCGTACGACATTGCCGCTATCAAGTTCAGGGGGCTCAACGCCGTCACCAACTTCGACATGAGCCGCTACGACGTCGACAGCATCCTCAACAGCGACCTgccggtcggcggcggagccgCCACGCGCGCCTCTAAGTTCCCCTCTGACCcatcgctgccgctgccgtcgcctgcCATGCCACCGTCGGAGAAGGACTACTGGTCCCTCCTTGCCCTGCactaccaccaccagcagcagcagcagcagcagtttccTGCTTCTGCATTTGACACCTACGGCTGCTCCTCCGGCGTGAACGTGGACTTCACAATGGGGACAAGCAGCCACagcggcagcaacagcaacagcagcagcagcagcgccataTGGGGCACAGCCGCCGGCGCAGCGATGGGGAGGCAGCAAaacggcggcagcagcaacaAGCAGAGCAACAGCTACTCAGGTAACAACATTCCTtatgctgctgcagcagctatGACTTCTGGATCAGCACTCTACGGGGGCTCCACCGGTAGCAACGGGACATGGGTGGCGAGTAACACGAGCACGGCTCCCCACTTCTACAACTATTTGTTTGGGATGGAGTAG
- the LOC127777042 gene encoding uncharacterized protein LOC127777042, with protein MREATWFQFVDSCDTWWLLLHFSSNSESINKFSETPPAVQPVEIDAQLSSFTVDVLSDLNAFHRSTVHSLQGDSSRYLQFYTILNPGGFPRDKI; from the exons ATGCGTGAGGCAACGTGGTTCCAGTTCGTAGATAGTT GTGACACTTGGTGGCTCCTTCTGCATTTTTCATCAAATTCTGAAAGTATTAATAAGTTCTCAGAGACGCCACCTGCTGTTCAACCAGTTGAAATAGA TGCCCAGCTGAGTTCTTTCACCGTTGATGTTCTTTCCGATCTCAATGCATTTCACCGCTCCACCGTTCATTCCCTTCAAG GTGATTCTTCAAGGTATCTACAGTTCTACACTATTCTGAACCCTGGCGGATTCCCCCGCgacaaaatttga